ATTAGGTTAATGCTTTATAACGAAACCTTCACAGATTATTTGTTGGTCGAGTTGAAGCACCCCTGTTTCAGTGATTAGTCATGAGTGAAATAATAGATGACTTAATAAAGAAGACGGGCACCGTCTCGAAAATCTTCATGGATAGGGAGGTTCTACAGCCTGACTATGTGCCCGATACTCTCCCCCACAGGGAGAACGAGATCAGGAGGCTCGCGGAGCACTTGATCGTTGTCGCCCGCGGGGTTAGGCCGAGCAATGTGTTAATCTACGGTTTAACTGGAACCGGTAAAACAGCTGTTGCAAGATATGTGGTTAGGAAGATTGTTGAGAAATCAGCCTCGCTTGGAACGAAGCTGAAAGACGCTTACGTCAACACTAGAAAGGTGGATACGACCTACAGGGTTATAGCTGAGATTGCAAGGCAACTTGGACTCATGATCCCCTACACGGGTTTAGCGGTCAGCGAGGTCTACAGGAGGTATGTTAACGCGCTAGAGAACTGGGGAGGCCTCCACGTGGTAATACTAGACGAGATAGACTACTATGTAAGGAGGGAGGGGGATGACCTCCTCTACAAGCTTGTCAGGATAAACGAGGAGCTTTCCAGTTCGAAAGTGGTTTTAATCGGGATAACCAACGATATCAACTTCGTTGAAAACCTGGATCCAAGGGTGAGGTCGAGTCTTGGAGAGGTTGAAATGGTTTTTCCACCATACAATGCTGAGCAATTATACACTATTCTGAAGCAGAGGGCTGAGAAAGCGTTCGTCCCCGGAGCGATAAGCGACGGGGTAATCTCCTTCTGCGCGGCAATAGCTGCCAGGGAGCATGGGGACGCTAGGAGAGCCCTGGACCTGCTGAGGGTTGCTGGGGAAATAGCCGAAAGGGAGGATGCAACGGAAGTCACGGTAGAGCATGTTAGGAAAGCATCTGTTGAAATAGAGGAGGGAAGGGTTTACCAAACAGTCTCCTTCCTACCTCTCCATCAGAAACTTGTTTTGAAAGAGATTCTTGAAATAGTGAAGAACAAGGGTTCGGCGACTACCGGGGAGGTGTATCTCGCCTACGTGAACAGGGCTAGAGAACTCGGGTATGAGCCGCTGACTCAGCGCAGGGTCAGCGAGATCATATCTCAGCTAGACATGATGGGCCTTGTCCTGGCTGAAGTGGTTAACAGGGGCAGGCGTGGAGTTACAAAAATGATAAAGGTTAAGCCGGATATTATGAAGAATATTGAGGAAGCGTTGAAGGATTTAGGATGAGGGTTGAAGGCTTCGACGACGGCTTCTTCCCCGTTGATTTCAAAGGGAAGAAGGGAACCACCGTTATAGCGGGGGTTGAACTCGACGGTAACGTTGTAACGAGAATAGGGTATGGAACCGTCATGGTCGACGCGAGGGATTCTGAACGCGTTGTAGCAGTCTTGTCGAAGCTCATGAGGGGTGAGCTCGTCTTTCTCGACGGCGTCACCTACTCAGGGTTCGATGTTGTAGACCCTGAAAACGTTCACTCTGAAACCGGTAAGCCTGTGATAGTGGTTCAACACTATCCTTTAAACCTGGACAGGATAAGGGAGGCCCTTGTCAAGCATTTCCCCGACTGGGCGGAAAGGTTCAGAGTCATCAACAAGGTTGCATCATCAATGACTTATGTTGAAACACCTTGGAAACCCGTCCTCATATACCCCGTTGGATTATCGCTTGACAAGGCTGTTGAACTGTATAAGAAGAACTGTATTTACAGCCCCATTCCGGAGGCTTTAAGAATTGCGGACATGGTTGCCTCAAACATCTCGAGGGTTAGACTTCTCAATAAAGACTCATTTTTATAACAAGTCATTGATTTCATATTAAACTTGGTGCTTAATTCTTATGGAGACGCAGGGGTTCTGCACTGAGTCGTTAAACGCTCTGAAACCGTACATGAGTAGCAGGGAGCTCGGAAAGCTGGCAAGGATTAGGGATTGTAGCCTGGTTGAATGGATAAGGCAGGTTGTGGAGCACTTGAAGCCCTCGTCAATCTTCATTAACACGGGCTCAGAGGAGGATTTAGACTATATTCGCAGGAGAGCAGTAGAGAATAAGGAGGAATATGTTTCCAGCTACAATCAGCTTCACACTGTTCACTTCGACGGCGTGAGGGATCTGGCAAGGGACAGGGGTAATACGAAAATCATGACTGGGAAAGGGGTTAAAATACCTCTGGTTAACAGCGGAGAACGCGAGGAGTTGAAGAAGGAGGTTTGGGAGATTTACCGCGACATAATGAGGGGTAAGGAAATGTTCATAGGCTTCTACTGCTTCGGCCCCAGGGGCTCTCCGTTCACGCTCTACGGTGTTCAAGTAACAGACTCCGCCTACGTGGTTCACAGCGAGAACATTCTCTACAGGGTTTGCTACGATGAGTTCACGCGTAACGACAGAATCGAGTACATGAGGTTTCTGCATAGTTCAGGGGAAAGGGACGAGAATGGCTGGAGCAAGAATATATCAAAGAGAAGGATCTACATCGACCCTGAGGAAATGATAACCTATAGCGTTAACACTCAGTACGCTGGGAACACCGTGGGGTTGAAAAAACTCTCGCTCAGGCTCTGCGTTTACAAGGGATTCAGGGAGGGGTGGCTCTGCGAGCACATGTTCATAATAGGTATGAAGGGTAGTGGGGACAGGGTTGCATACTTCACAGGAGCCTTCCCAGCAGGATGCGGTAAAACCTCAACAGCGCTCATCGCTGACCTCGTAGTAGGCGATGACCTAGCTATTATAAGAAATGTTGACGGAGTGGCGAGAGCCGTAAACCCCGAGGTGGGAATGTTCGGGATAATCGACGGCGTCAACCCTGTTGATGACGCGGAGATTTACAAGATATTGACCTCCAGGACCAGTGAGGTAATATTCGCAAACGTGCTGTACACTGAGGACGGGGATGTATGGTGGAATGGGAAGGAGGGCGCTCCAAAGCCAGGGGTGAACTACGCTGGCGAGTGGTGGCCGGGCAAGAGGGATGAGAACGGAAACCCCATCCCGCCCTCCCACCCCAATGCGAGGTTTACTACAAGCATATTTTATCTCAGCAGGGTTGATCCTAGGATCAACGATCCAATGGGCGTCCCAGTCTCTGGCATGATCTTTGGCGGGAGGGACTCTGACACGTGGGTGCCTGTTGAGGAAGCATTCGACTGGTTCCATGGAATAGTCACAAAGGGGGCGTCGTTAGAGTCGGAAAGAACCACCGCGGTTCTTGGTCAGGCAGGAGTGAGGGAGTTCAACCCGTTCGCAATCCTGGACTTCCTATCAATCTCCCCTGGCGCTTTCATAGACCTTCACTTCCGGTTTGCGAGAGAGCTTTCACAGTCTCCAAAAGTTTACGGGGTCAACTATTTCCTGAGAGGAGAGGATGGCAGGTTCCTGACGGAGAAGGTTGATAAAAGGGTTTGGCTACGGTGGATGGAGAAGAGGGTTCACGGCGAGCTTGATGCTGTGGAAACGCCGACCGGCTACATACCGATATACAGTGATCTCGTTGACTTGTTCAACAAGGAGCTGGGCAAGGAGTTTCCTGAGAGTCTCTACGAGAAGCTGTTCACGGTTAGAGTGAAGCAGCACTTGGATAAGATTGAGAGGATATGGAGGATTTACGCTGAAATACCGGATACTCCCGCACTATTCTTCAGTATTCTCAAGGAGGAGAAGCAGCGGCTTGTTAACGCAAGAAACAGGTTTGGAGACTTCATAAGCCCGTTCAGGCTTGACCGTGCGTGATTTCGAAAATAAGGGTATGCGGGCCCGCCGGGATTTGAACCCGGGACCTACGGGTTAAAAGCCCGCCGCTCTACCATGCTGAGCTACGGGCCCCCAGGCTATTATTGATTAATCCGAATAGGCTTTTAAAACATACCGTTCCCCCTAAGGGTTTTTCGCGTTGGCCAGGACTTAAAGATTAAAAAGCTTTACAAGATTATTTCATATTGACAGCCGGGTCGTCTAGCGGCCAAGGATGCGGGGCTCTGGTCCCTTGGGCCGAGGGGGAGTGCCCCCGTGACCGGGGTTCGAATCCCCGCCCGGCTACTATTTGAAAAACTTTCACTTCCAAGCGGTCATGTAGTTTACAACAGTGTCCGGCACCCTGCCTTCCACAGCGTCTTTTATCGATTCATCTATTATCTCAACCGCGCGGTCCATGTCCTCGTAAGGTATTGTCAACGGTGGTGCAATCCTCAGCACGTTGCCGTATTTACCATAGGTCATCATTATCAACCCCTTCTCCCAAGCTCTCCAGATTATTTTCAACGCCAACGTCCTATCCGGCTGCTTC
This is a stretch of genomic DNA from Thermosphaera aggregans DSM 11486. It encodes these proteins:
- a CDS encoding Cdc6/Cdc18 family protein codes for the protein MSEIIDDLIKKTGTVSKIFMDREVLQPDYVPDTLPHRENEIRRLAEHLIVVARGVRPSNVLIYGLTGTGKTAVARYVVRKIVEKSASLGTKLKDAYVNTRKVDTTYRVIAEIARQLGLMIPYTGLAVSEVYRRYVNALENWGGLHVVILDEIDYYVRREGDDLLYKLVRINEELSSSKVVLIGITNDINFVENLDPRVRSSLGEVEMVFPPYNAEQLYTILKQRAEKAFVPGAISDGVISFCAAIAAREHGDARRALDLLRVAGEIAEREDATEVTVEHVRKASVEIEEGRVYQTVSFLPLHQKLVLKEILEIVKNKGSATTGEVYLAYVNRARELGYEPLTQRRVSEIISQLDMMGLVLAEVVNRGRRGVTKMIKVKPDIMKNIEEALKDLG
- a CDS encoding DUF99 family protein; protein product: MRVEGFDDGFFPVDFKGKKGTTVIAGVELDGNVVTRIGYGTVMVDARDSERVVAVLSKLMRGELVFLDGVTYSGFDVVDPENVHSETGKPVIVVQHYPLNLDRIREALVKHFPDWAERFRVINKVASSMTYVETPWKPVLIYPVGLSLDKAVELYKKNCIYSPIPEALRIADMVASNISRVRLLNKDSFL
- a CDS encoding phosphoenolpyruvate carboxykinase (GTP): METQGFCTESLNALKPYMSSRELGKLARIRDCSLVEWIRQVVEHLKPSSIFINTGSEEDLDYIRRRAVENKEEYVSSYNQLHTVHFDGVRDLARDRGNTKIMTGKGVKIPLVNSGEREELKKEVWEIYRDIMRGKEMFIGFYCFGPRGSPFTLYGVQVTDSAYVVHSENILYRVCYDEFTRNDRIEYMRFLHSSGERDENGWSKNISKRRIYIDPEEMITYSVNTQYAGNTVGLKKLSLRLCVYKGFREGWLCEHMFIIGMKGSGDRVAYFTGAFPAGCGKTSTALIADLVVGDDLAIIRNVDGVARAVNPEVGMFGIIDGVNPVDDAEIYKILTSRTSEVIFANVLYTEDGDVWWNGKEGAPKPGVNYAGEWWPGKRDENGNPIPPSHPNARFTTSIFYLSRVDPRINDPMGVPVSGMIFGGRDSDTWVPVEEAFDWFHGIVTKGASLESERTTAVLGQAGVREFNPFAILDFLSISPGAFIDLHFRFARELSQSPKVYGVNYFLRGEDGRFLTEKVDKRVWLRWMEKRVHGELDAVETPTGYIPIYSDLVDLFNKELGKEFPESLYEKLFTVRVKQHLDKIERIWRIYAEIPDTPALFFSILKEEKQRLVNARNRFGDFISPFRLDRA